One genomic segment of Centropristis striata isolate RG_2023a ecotype Rhode Island chromosome 13, C.striata_1.0, whole genome shotgun sequence includes these proteins:
- the LOC131983684 gene encoding interferon-induced protein 44-like, which produces MGGFLFRAPPPPPPPPLLDQPWRNLSWNKQEDLTFVRTYQPRHKEVKHLRILLHGPTGAGKSSFINSVDSVLQGRIAGRVQTDAISGKSFTTKV; this is translated from the exons ATGGGAGGATTCCTGTTTCgagctccacctccacctccacctcctc cacTTTTAGATCAGCCATGGAGGAATCTGTCATG GAACAAGCAGGAAGACCTCACTTTTGTGAGAACCTACCAACCTCGACACAAAGAAGTCAAACATCTCAGGATTCTGCTTCATGGACCAACCGGTGCCGGCAAGTCCAGTTTCATCAACTCTGTGGACAGTGTCTTACAAGGCAGAATTGCCGGTCGAGTTCAAACAGATGCAATCTCTGGGAAAAGCTTCACCACAAAGGTATGA
- the LOC131983440 gene encoding interferon-induced protein 44-like has protein sequence MEYETYKIHRGQGNFYPFVFNDIMGFEKDTNTGVLVKDVKLVLGGHVEDGYQFLPIQKLMKGDKYYNSSPTLDDKVHVLVCVLPADKVSLTSAEVVKKMREVRITARDMGIPQLAILTKVDEACPETNKNIKDVYKSKYLKEQVDAFSLLLGVPQNCIFLVKTYGPDPNMNDDNDVVILNALRQMIDFGDDFLNDL, from the exons ATGGAG TATGAAACATACAAGATCCATAGAGGTCAAGGCAACTTTTATCCTTTTGTGTTCAATGACATCATGGGCTTTGAGAAAGATACCAACACTGGTGTTCTTGTGAAAGACGTCAAACTGGTCCTGGGAGGACATGTGGAAGACGGTTACCAG TTCTTGCCTATCCAGAAACTGATGAAGGGTGATAAATATTACAACTCATCTCCCACTCTGGACGACAAAGTTCACGTTCTGGTCTGTGTGCTTCCTGCCGACAAAGTATCTTTAACAAGTGCAGAAGTTGTGAAGAAGATGAGAGAAGTCAGAATCACAGCCAGAGACATGG GAATTCCCCAACTGGCTATTCTCACCAAAGTGGATGAAGCCTGTCCTGAaaccaacaaaaatataaagGATGTCTATAAGAGCAAGTACCTGAAGGAACAG GTCGATGCATTCAGCTTGTTGCTGGGTGTTCCACAGAACTGCATCTTCCTCGTGAAGACCTATGGTCCAGATCCCAACATGAATGATGACAATGATGTGGTGATACTGAACGCACTGAGACAGATGATAGACTTTGGGGACGACTTCCTCAACGACCTGTAG